The DNA segment CGTTGCCCATGTCCACGACTCCGGCCCGGAAGACCTCGAAAATCTGCAAAATCTGGCTGACCGTGCCTGGCGTGATGCGGACCTTGATCATGACCAGTTCGCGGTCGATCATCTCCTGGGCGGACAAGTCCTCCATGCGCGACACGAATTCCAGGGCTTCGATCTCCTCGATCACCCCCCGGACATCCTCGGCCCGCGCCTCGACGCAGATAATCATGCGCGAAACATCCTCGCGCTCGGTCTCGGCGCAGGAAATGGAGCGAATGTTGATGCCGTGGTGCTGAAACGTCGCGGCCAGGGCGGCCAGCACGCCGGGCTTGTTCTGAACCAAAACGGAAATGGTGTGGCGCATGAATCCTCCGCGCCCCGCGTCAGCGCACGGGAAATTCGAAATACGTGTCCGGAAACGGCTCGTCCTTCAAGGTGAAGTGCCACCATTCATAGTCGTAGGGCTTGAAGCCATGTCTGGTCATGACTTGGCGCAAC comes from the Deltaproteobacteria bacterium genome and includes:
- the ilvN gene encoding acetolactate synthase small subunit codes for the protein MRHTISVLVQNKPGVLAALAATFQHHGINIRSISCAETEREDVSRMIICVEARAEDVRGVIEEIEALEFVSRMEDLSAQEMIDRELVMIKVRITPGTVSQILQIFEVFRAGVVDMGNETISAELSAPSGKVAGLIRTLAPHGIVSLSRTGLIALTRGDA